The following proteins come from a genomic window of Parambassis ranga chromosome 4, fParRan2.1, whole genome shotgun sequence:
- the LOC114434963 gene encoding interferon-induced protein with tetratricopeptide repeats 1-like, with protein MMSASQRQSAPESKLESLQCHFTWDLDPSRSKLLRLKDKLEDIGTEQGNIWMGHIYNLQGFVQYQLGSMEEARRLLSRATEAFNQLRHADKGPWLVVNYGNLAWLHHHQGEEEESQAYLLKVDALMKEYPPPSEDELHAEVYAEKAWTLMKFSKDQKLLAADYFQRALRMQPDRVEWQTSRVIALVSANKHSETGVDPDVLEQMKMAKEQDPENLSLAVHYLEQRARKGEWIQDEARDLTSKILVNPVSSYSGLKALLRLYRQHLSVDEAMDVAEEALRDHPEERYLTRCTALCYKWKIIFFRDGRLKQSVVDRAVSLYEEVISLYPHASLGKKIDLANIHAKSSGGLAKAEEMYKELLESDLEPADKQMLYNCYAKYLHFDRQQHRLSLQYHQRAADIPEQSFFRDNSVRVLERIKERRGNRGGSRGGSYRGSHRGSRMDR; from the exons ATGATGAG TGCCTCTCAGAGACAGTCCGCCCCGGAGTCCAAACTGGAGTCCCTGCAGTGCCACTTCACCTGGGATCTGGACCCCAGCAGGTCCAAACTCCTCCGTCTGAAGGACAAGCTGGAGGACATCGGCACAGAGCAGGGAAACATCTGGATGGGTCACATATACAACCTGCAGGGCTTCGTCCAGTATCAGCTGGGCTCCATGGAGGAGGCCCGGCGTCTCCTCAGCAGAGCCACGGAGGCCTTCAACCAGCTGAGACATGCTGACAAAGGTCCCTGGCTGGTGGTGAACTATGGGAACCTGGCCTGGCTGCACCACCAtcagggtgaagaagaagagagtcAGGCCTACCTGTTGAAGGTCGACGCCCTGATGAAAGAGTACCCTCCCCCGTCTGAGGACGAGCTCCATGCAGAGGTCTACGCCGAAAAGGCCTGGACCCTGATGAAGTTTAGCAAAGACCAAaagctgctggctgcagatTACTTCCAGAGGGCCCTCAGGATGCAGCCGGACCGAGTGGAGTGGCAGACCAGCCGGGTCATAGCGTTAGTAAGCGCTAATAAACACAGTGAGACGGGTGTGGACCCTGACGTCCTGGAGCAGATGAAGATGGCCAAAGAGCAGGACCCAGAGAACCTGTCCCTCGCTGTTCACTACCTGGAGCAGCGTGCAAGGAAAGGCGAGTGGATCCAGGACGAAGCACGCGACTTGACCAGCAAGATTTTAGTGAATCCTGTCAGCAGCTACAGCGGCCTGAAAGCCTTACTGAGGCTGTACCGGCAGCACCTGTCTGTGGACGAGGCCATGGATGTGGCAGAGGAGGCCCTGAGGGACCACCCGGAGGAGCGCTACCTGACAAGGTGCACTGCTCTCTGTTACAAATGGAAGATCATCTTCTTCAGGGACGGTCGGCTGAAGCAGAGCGTGGTGGACCGAGCTGTCAGTCTCTACGAGGAGGTCATCTCTCTGTACCCCCATGCCTCACTGGGGAAGAAAATCGACCTCGCAAACATACACGCAAAGTCGAGTGGCGGCCTGGCTAAGGCGGAGGAGATGTACAAGGAACTGCTGGAGAGCGATCTGGAACCGGCGGACAAACAGATGCTCTACAACTGCTACGCCAAGTACCTGCACTTCGACCGGCAACAGCATCGTCTGTCCTTACAGTACCACCAGAGGGCGGCAGACATCCCCGAGCAGTCCTTCTTCCGAGACAACAGCGTCCGCGTGCTGGAGAGGATTAAAGAGCGCAGAGGGAACCGAGGAGGCAGCCGAGGAGGCAGCTACAGAGGGAGCCACAGAGGGAGCCGGATGGACAGATGA
- the LOC114434964 gene encoding pre-mRNA-splicing factor 38A-like — protein sequence MANRTVKDANSIHGTNPQYLVEKIIRTRIYESKYWKEECFGLTAELVVDKAMELKFVGGVYGGNIKPTPFLCLTLKMLQIQPEKDIIVEFIKNEDFKYVRLLGAMYMRLTGTAVDCYKYLEPLYNDYRKIKSQNRNGEFELMHVDEFIDGLLHEERMCDVILPRLQKRQVLEEAEMLDPRISALEEDLDEVESSDDEDEEEEKPERLQTPEPHRRGYRDNDRPRRSPSPRYRRSRSPRRRSRSPKRRSPSPRRDRHRSKSPRRHRSRSRDRRHRSKSPGHHRSHRHRSHSKSPERSSKKSHKKSRRGNE from the exons ATGGCAAACAGAACCGTGAAGGATGCTAACAGCATACACGGAACCAACCCACAGTACCTGGTGGAGAAAATAATCCGGACTCGAATCTATGAGTCTAAATACTGGAAGGAGGAGTGCTTCGGTCTGACCG CTGAGCTGGTCGTAGACAAAGCCATGGAGCTCAAGTTTGTGGGTGGCGTTTATGGGGGGAACATCAAGCCCACTCCCTTCCTCTGCCTCACGCTGAAGATGCTGCAGATTCAGCCTGAGAAGGACATCATCGTGGAGTTCATAAAAAATGAAGACTTTAA ATATGTTCGGTTACTGGGTGCGATGTACATGAGGTTAACTGGGACTGCAGTGGATTGCTACAAATACCTGGAGCCGCTCTACAACGACTACAGAAAGATCAAGTCTCAGAACAGAAACGGAG agTTTGAGTTGATGCATGTTGACGAGTTCATCGACGGGCTTCTTCATGAAGAGCGCATGTGTGATGTCATCCTGCCCCGACTTCAG AAGAGACAAGTGCTGGAGGAGGCTGAGATGTTGGACCCACGGATCAGCGCTCTGGAGGAGGACCTGGATGAAGTGGAAAGCAGTGAcgatgaagatgaggaagaggagaag CCGGAGAGACTTCAGACTCCTGAGCCTCACAGACGTGGTTACCGTGACAACGACAGACCTCGCCGCTCCCCGTCGCCACGATACAGACGCAGCCGCTCACCCAGGCG ACGGAGCAGATCTCCTAAGAGGCGAAG CCCCTCGCCTCGCAGAGACCGCCATCGCAGCAAGAGTCCCCGCCGGCATCGCAGCAGGTCCAGAGACAGGCGCCACCGCTCCAAGTCCCCCG GTCACCACAGGAGCCACAGACATCGCAGCCACTCCAAGTCTCCAGAGCG gaGTTCAAAGAAGAGTCACAAGAAGAGTCGAAGAGGAAATGAGTGa
- the LOC114434695 gene encoding origin recognition complex subunit 1-like isoform X2 — protein sequence MKLRVRRSYEWRGKPLSFNRKLKTHEYGLLVISVEGLPRKTIISTGQHILIEGDDEDNPYVAKVVRLYGDESGKQKKAVVQWFVRLSEVPPSKLKLLGREPHPQEVFYYQSRSCDDEVNVESILRPVQVMHLDAAAPFPDSDDKDTLYVKLSWDSKTFRVAPPEPAPASSPPLCPKPSLPPSPPCSPPATTPATKGFSRRALPTPDPTVMQRASSGEVRYSRATMSAGKAAEAESFHSATKLSASKCLSAKRRNMAGRTPGVRKKLELSSPGKKLSIDEDVLSQLLAEESKVALAQSLPSSPPLSLSLSPVRKEYNPPAAQGAICLKTSAVVLNKMSLSNLDSPPSPARDDSTRDRCVSSNRATTPSRRKEAKSLKEPALAVLAEVDNENSPMLPVAATPRSSKRRSALLVSSRIRQQLNLLDNKPGLDSDGEDEDEFVPTRKELQSSSEEEEGDGEEEAELDSNEEVAAKKSRRVAAGCRTPRSKQTARSSTRTPRKTPSRKVTPGTPRTPRHATPSIPSRSLPARQPANVLEEARTRLHVSSVPESLPCREQEFQDIYSFVESKVIDGTGGCMYISGVPGTGKTATVHEVMRCLQHAADVDEIPAFHFIEINGMKMTDPHQAYVQILQKLTGQKATADHAAALLEKRFSNPAPRTETTVLLVDELDLLWTRKQNVMYNLFDWPTRRHARLVVLTIANTMDLPERIMINRVASRLGLTRMSFQPYSFKQLQQIIMSRLNKVKAFEEDALQLVSRKVAALSGDARRCLDICRRATEICEHSAAEPSASGLVGMNHVMEALNEMFSSSYIAAIKCASLQEQLFLRAVIAEFRRLGLEEATFQQVLVQHQALCRVEGLQPVAVSEGLAVCQRLGACRLLLLEPSRLGVLQRVRLNVSQDDVLYALKAD from the exons ATGAAGCTGAGAGTCCGGCGGAGCTACGAGTGGCGCGGGAAACCTCTGAGCTTCAACAGGAAGCTCAAAACACACGAATACGG CTTGTTGGTCATCAGTGTGGAGGGCCTCCCGCGGAAAACCATCATCAGCACAGGCCAACACATCCTCATAGAGGGCGACGATGAAGACAACCCGTATGTGGCCAAAGTCGTGCGGCTGTACGGTGACG AGAGCGGGAAGCAGAAGAAGGCGGTGGTTCAGTGGTTCGTCCGCCTGTCTGAAGTACCTCCGAGCAAACTGAAGCTGCTGGGCCGAGAGCCTCATCCTCAGGAGGTCTTCTACTATCAGAGCCGCAGCTGTGACGACGAGGTCAACGTGGAGTCCATCCTCAGGCCTGTGCAG GTGATGCACCTGGACGCCGCCGCTCCGTTCCCCGACTCCGACGACAAAGATACTCTGTATGTGAAGCTGTCCTGGGACTCAAAGACCTTCAGGGTGGCACCACCTGAAcctgctccagcttcctcccctCCGCTCTGCCCCAagccctccctccccccctcacccccctGCTCGCCGCCCGCCACCACCCCCGCCACCAAGGGCTTCTCTCGGCGCGCCCTGCCAACCCCGGACCCCACCGTCATGCAGAGGGCCTCGTCAGGGGAGGTGAGGTACAGCCGGGCCACTATGAGTGCAGGAAAAGCCGCCGAGGCCGAGTCCTTTCACTCTGCCACCAAACTGTCGGCGTCAAAATGCCTCAGCGCCAAGAGGAGGAACATGGCGGGCAGGACGCCGGGCGTCCGCAAGAAGCTGGAGCTCAGCA GTCCGGGGAAGAAGCTGTCCATCGACGAGGACGTCCTGAGTCAGCTGCTGGCCGAGGAGTCGAAGGTGGCGCTGGCTCAGAGTCTGCCGTCCTCTccgcctctgtctctgtccctcagccCAGTCAGGAAGGAATACAACCCCCCTGCCGCACAGGGCGCCATCTGCCTGAAGACCTCTGCCGTTGTCCTCAATAAGATGTCTCTCTCCAACCTGGACAGTCCTCCGTCACCTGCCAGGGACGACTCCACCAG AGATCGATGTGTGTCTTCAAACAGAGCGACCACGCCGTCCAGACGGAAGGAGGCGAAGAGCCTGAAGGAGCCGGCCCTCGCCGTGCT agctgaggtCGACAATGAAAACTCTCCGATGCTTCCAGTCGCTGCCACACCGAGGAGCTCCAAGAGGAGGTCCGCTCTGCTGGTGTCGTCCCGCATCAGACAACAGCT GAACCTTCTGGACAACAAGCCCGGCCTGGACTCGGATGGAGAGGACGAGGACGAGTTTGTTCCGACAAGGAaggagctgcagagcagcagcgaggaggaggagggcgatggggaagaggaggcggagctGGATAGTAACGAAGAGGTTGCAGCAAAGAAGAGTCGGCGTGTCGCCGCAGGTTGTCGGACTCCTCGTTCAAAGCAGACGGCTCGCTCCTCCACCAGGACGCCGCGAAAGACTCCCAGCAGGAAG gtCACCCCGGGCACGCCACGGACCCCTCGTCACGCCACGCCCAGCATCCCCAGCAGGTCGCTGCCGGCCCGACAGCCAGCAAACGTCTTGGAGGAGGCCAGAACCAG GCTCCACGTGTCCTCGGTGCCGGAGTCTCTGCCCTGCAGGGAGCAGGAGTTTCAGGACATCTACAGCTTCGTCGAGAGCAAAGTCATTGACGGCACGGGAGG GTGCATGTACATCTCAGGCGTGCCGGGAACAGGAAAGACGGCCACCGTCCACGAGGTGATGCGCTGCCTGCAGCACGCCGCCGACGTGGACGAGATCCCTGCGTTTCACTTCATCGAGATCAACGGCATGAAGATGACGGACCCTCACCAGGCCTATGTCCAGATCCTGCAG AAGCTGACCGGTCAGAAGGCGACGGCGGACcatgcagctgctctgctggagAAACGGTTCAGCAACCCGGCACCGAGGACGGAGACCACCGTGCTGCTGGTGGACGAA ctgGACCTGCTGTGGACGAGGAAGCAGAACGTGATGTACAACCTGTTCGACTGGCCGACACGGCGCCACGCTCGCCTGGTGGTGCTGACCATCGCCAACACCATGGACCTGCCGGAGAGGATCATGATCAACAGAGTGGCCAGCAGGCTG ggTTTGACACGTATGTCCTTCCAGCCGTACAGCttcaagcagctgcagcagatcatCATGTCGCGCCTCAACAAGGTGAAGGCCTTTGAGGAGGACGCTCTGCAGCTGGTGTCCAGGAAG GTGGCGGCTCTGTCCGGCGACGCTCGCCGATGTCTGGACATTTGCCGGCGGGCGACCGAGATCTGCGAGCACTCTGCCGCTGAGCCCTCTGCCTCAGGATTGGTGGGGATGAATCATGTGATGGAGGCTCTGAATGAGATGTTTTCCTCGTCTTACATCGCCGCCATCAA GTGTGCGTCGTTGCAGGAGCAGCTCTTCCTGCGCGCCGTCATCGCAGAGTTTCGCCGGCTGGGATTAGAGGAGGCCACCTTCCAACAG GTGTTGGTGCAGCACCAGGCTCTGTGTCGGGTGGAGGGTCTGCAGCCCGTCGCCGTGTCAGAGGGCCTAGCCGTGTGCCAGCGCCTGGgagcctgcaggctgctgctgctggaacccAGCCGCCTGGGAGTCCTGCAGCGGGTCCGCCTCAACGTGAGCCAGGACGATGTCCTGTACGCCCTGAAGGCCGACTGA
- the LOC114434695 gene encoding origin recognition complex subunit 1-like isoform X3 yields the protein MKLRVRRSYEWRGKPLSFNRKLKTHEYGLLVISVEGLPRKTIISTGQHILIEGDDEDNPYVAKVVRLYGDESGKQKKAVVQWFVRLSEVPPSKLKLLGREPHPQEVFYYQSRSCDDEVNVESILRPVQVMHLDAAAPFPDSDDKDTLYVKLSWDSKTFRVAPPEPAPASSPPLCPKPSLPPSPPCSPPATTPATKGFSRRALPTPDPTVMQRASSGEVRYSRATMSAGKAAEAESFHSATKLSASKCLSAKRRNMAGRTPGVRKKLELSSPGKKLSIDEDVLSQLLAEESKVALAQSLPSSPPLSLSLSPVRKEYNPPAAQGAICLKTSAVVLNKMSLSNLDSPPSPARDDSTRATTPSRRKEAKSLKEPALAVLAEVDNENSPMLPVAATPRSSKRRSALLVSSRIRQQLNLLDNKPGLDSDGEDEDEFVPTRKELQSSSEEEEGDGEEEAELDSNEEVAAKKSRRVAAGCRTPRSKQTARSSTRTPRKTPSRKVTPGTPRTPRHATPSIPSRSLPARQPANVLEEARTRLHVSSVPESLPCREQEFQDIYSFVESKVIDGTGGCMYISGVPGTGKTATVHEVMRCLQHAADVDEIPAFHFIEINGMKMTDPHQAYVQILQKLTGQKATADHAAALLEKRFSNPAPRTETTVLLVDELDLLWTRKQNVMYNLFDWPTRRHARLVVLTIANTMDLPERIMINRVASRLGLTRMSFQPYSFKQLQQIIMSRLNKVKAFEEDALQLVSRKVAALSGDARRCLDICRRATEICEHSAAEPSASGLVGMNHVMEALNEMFSSSYIAAIKCASLQEQLFLRAVIAEFRRLGLEEATFQQVLVQHQALCRVEGLQPVAVSEGLAVCQRLGACRLLLLEPSRLGVLQRVRLNVSQDDVLYALKAD from the exons ATGAAGCTGAGAGTCCGGCGGAGCTACGAGTGGCGCGGGAAACCTCTGAGCTTCAACAGGAAGCTCAAAACACACGAATACGG CTTGTTGGTCATCAGTGTGGAGGGCCTCCCGCGGAAAACCATCATCAGCACAGGCCAACACATCCTCATAGAGGGCGACGATGAAGACAACCCGTATGTGGCCAAAGTCGTGCGGCTGTACGGTGACG AGAGCGGGAAGCAGAAGAAGGCGGTGGTTCAGTGGTTCGTCCGCCTGTCTGAAGTACCTCCGAGCAAACTGAAGCTGCTGGGCCGAGAGCCTCATCCTCAGGAGGTCTTCTACTATCAGAGCCGCAGCTGTGACGACGAGGTCAACGTGGAGTCCATCCTCAGGCCTGTGCAG GTGATGCACCTGGACGCCGCCGCTCCGTTCCCCGACTCCGACGACAAAGATACTCTGTATGTGAAGCTGTCCTGGGACTCAAAGACCTTCAGGGTGGCACCACCTGAAcctgctccagcttcctcccctCCGCTCTGCCCCAagccctccctccccccctcacccccctGCTCGCCGCCCGCCACCACCCCCGCCACCAAGGGCTTCTCTCGGCGCGCCCTGCCAACCCCGGACCCCACCGTCATGCAGAGGGCCTCGTCAGGGGAGGTGAGGTACAGCCGGGCCACTATGAGTGCAGGAAAAGCCGCCGAGGCCGAGTCCTTTCACTCTGCCACCAAACTGTCGGCGTCAAAATGCCTCAGCGCCAAGAGGAGGAACATGGCGGGCAGGACGCCGGGCGTCCGCAAGAAGCTGGAGCTCAGCA GTCCGGGGAAGAAGCTGTCCATCGACGAGGACGTCCTGAGTCAGCTGCTGGCCGAGGAGTCGAAGGTGGCGCTGGCTCAGAGTCTGCCGTCCTCTccgcctctgtctctgtccctcagccCAGTCAGGAAGGAATACAACCCCCCTGCCGCACAGGGCGCCATCTGCCTGAAGACCTCTGCCGTTGTCCTCAATAAGATGTCTCTCTCCAACCTGGACAGTCCTCCGTCACCTGCCAGGGACGACTCCACCAG AGCGACCACGCCGTCCAGACGGAAGGAGGCGAAGAGCCTGAAGGAGCCGGCCCTCGCCGTGCT agctgaggtCGACAATGAAAACTCTCCGATGCTTCCAGTCGCTGCCACACCGAGGAGCTCCAAGAGGAGGTCCGCTCTGCTGGTGTCGTCCCGCATCAGACAACAGCT GAACCTTCTGGACAACAAGCCCGGCCTGGACTCGGATGGAGAGGACGAGGACGAGTTTGTTCCGACAAGGAaggagctgcagagcagcagcgaggaggaggagggcgatggggaagaggaggcggagctGGATAGTAACGAAGAGGTTGCAGCAAAGAAGAGTCGGCGTGTCGCCGCAGGTTGTCGGACTCCTCGTTCAAAGCAGACGGCTCGCTCCTCCACCAGGACGCCGCGAAAGACTCCCAGCAGGAAG gtCACCCCGGGCACGCCACGGACCCCTCGTCACGCCACGCCCAGCATCCCCAGCAGGTCGCTGCCGGCCCGACAGCCAGCAAACGTCTTGGAGGAGGCCAGAACCAG GCTCCACGTGTCCTCGGTGCCGGAGTCTCTGCCCTGCAGGGAGCAGGAGTTTCAGGACATCTACAGCTTCGTCGAGAGCAAAGTCATTGACGGCACGGGAGG GTGCATGTACATCTCAGGCGTGCCGGGAACAGGAAAGACGGCCACCGTCCACGAGGTGATGCGCTGCCTGCAGCACGCCGCCGACGTGGACGAGATCCCTGCGTTTCACTTCATCGAGATCAACGGCATGAAGATGACGGACCCTCACCAGGCCTATGTCCAGATCCTGCAG AAGCTGACCGGTCAGAAGGCGACGGCGGACcatgcagctgctctgctggagAAACGGTTCAGCAACCCGGCACCGAGGACGGAGACCACCGTGCTGCTGGTGGACGAA ctgGACCTGCTGTGGACGAGGAAGCAGAACGTGATGTACAACCTGTTCGACTGGCCGACACGGCGCCACGCTCGCCTGGTGGTGCTGACCATCGCCAACACCATGGACCTGCCGGAGAGGATCATGATCAACAGAGTGGCCAGCAGGCTG ggTTTGACACGTATGTCCTTCCAGCCGTACAGCttcaagcagctgcagcagatcatCATGTCGCGCCTCAACAAGGTGAAGGCCTTTGAGGAGGACGCTCTGCAGCTGGTGTCCAGGAAG GTGGCGGCTCTGTCCGGCGACGCTCGCCGATGTCTGGACATTTGCCGGCGGGCGACCGAGATCTGCGAGCACTCTGCCGCTGAGCCCTCTGCCTCAGGATTGGTGGGGATGAATCATGTGATGGAGGCTCTGAATGAGATGTTTTCCTCGTCTTACATCGCCGCCATCAA GTGTGCGTCGTTGCAGGAGCAGCTCTTCCTGCGCGCCGTCATCGCAGAGTTTCGCCGGCTGGGATTAGAGGAGGCCACCTTCCAACAG GTGTTGGTGCAGCACCAGGCTCTGTGTCGGGTGGAGGGTCTGCAGCCCGTCGCCGTGTCAGAGGGCCTAGCCGTGTGCCAGCGCCTGGgagcctgcaggctgctgctgctggaacccAGCCGCCTGGGAGTCCTGCAGCGGGTCCGCCTCAACGTGAGCCAGGACGATGTCCTGTACGCCCTGAAGGCCGACTGA
- the LOC114434695 gene encoding origin recognition complex subunit 1-like isoform X1, with amino-acid sequence MKLRVRRSYEWRGKPLSFNRKLKTHEYGLLVISVEGLPRKTIISTGQHILIEGDDEDNPYVAKVVRLYGDESGKQKKAVVQWFVRLSEVPPSKLKLLGREPHPQEVFYYQSRSCDDEVNVESILRPVQVMHLDAAAPFPDSDDKDTLYVKLSWDSKTFRVAPPEPAPASSPPLCPKPSLPPSPPCSPPATTPATKGFSRRALPTPDPTVMQRASSGEVRYSRATMSAGKAAEAESFHSATKLSASKCLSAKRRNMAGRTPGVRKKLELSSPGKKLSIDEDVLSQLLAEESKVALAQSLPSSPPLSLSLSPVRKEYNPPAAQGAICLKTSAVVLNKMSLSNLDSPPSPARDDSTSPQRADERAAAWLTGSAKTPKRRSATPKRTQGRGATATTPSRRKEAKSLKEPALAVLAEVDNENSPMLPVAATPRSSKRRSALLVSSRIRQQLNLLDNKPGLDSDGEDEDEFVPTRKELQSSSEEEEGDGEEEAELDSNEEVAAKKSRRVAAGCRTPRSKQTARSSTRTPRKTPSRKVTPGTPRTPRHATPSIPSRSLPARQPANVLEEARTRLHVSSVPESLPCREQEFQDIYSFVESKVIDGTGGCMYISGVPGTGKTATVHEVMRCLQHAADVDEIPAFHFIEINGMKMTDPHQAYVQILQKLTGQKATADHAAALLEKRFSNPAPRTETTVLLVDELDLLWTRKQNVMYNLFDWPTRRHARLVVLTIANTMDLPERIMINRVASRLGLTRMSFQPYSFKQLQQIIMSRLNKVKAFEEDALQLVSRKVAALSGDARRCLDICRRATEICEHSAAEPSASGLVGMNHVMEALNEMFSSSYIAAIKCASLQEQLFLRAVIAEFRRLGLEEATFQQVLVQHQALCRVEGLQPVAVSEGLAVCQRLGACRLLLLEPSRLGVLQRVRLNVSQDDVLYALKAD; translated from the exons ATGAAGCTGAGAGTCCGGCGGAGCTACGAGTGGCGCGGGAAACCTCTGAGCTTCAACAGGAAGCTCAAAACACACGAATACGG CTTGTTGGTCATCAGTGTGGAGGGCCTCCCGCGGAAAACCATCATCAGCACAGGCCAACACATCCTCATAGAGGGCGACGATGAAGACAACCCGTATGTGGCCAAAGTCGTGCGGCTGTACGGTGACG AGAGCGGGAAGCAGAAGAAGGCGGTGGTTCAGTGGTTCGTCCGCCTGTCTGAAGTACCTCCGAGCAAACTGAAGCTGCTGGGCCGAGAGCCTCATCCTCAGGAGGTCTTCTACTATCAGAGCCGCAGCTGTGACGACGAGGTCAACGTGGAGTCCATCCTCAGGCCTGTGCAG GTGATGCACCTGGACGCCGCCGCTCCGTTCCCCGACTCCGACGACAAAGATACTCTGTATGTGAAGCTGTCCTGGGACTCAAAGACCTTCAGGGTGGCACCACCTGAAcctgctccagcttcctcccctCCGCTCTGCCCCAagccctccctccccccctcacccccctGCTCGCCGCCCGCCACCACCCCCGCCACCAAGGGCTTCTCTCGGCGCGCCCTGCCAACCCCGGACCCCACCGTCATGCAGAGGGCCTCGTCAGGGGAGGTGAGGTACAGCCGGGCCACTATGAGTGCAGGAAAAGCCGCCGAGGCCGAGTCCTTTCACTCTGCCACCAAACTGTCGGCGTCAAAATGCCTCAGCGCCAAGAGGAGGAACATGGCGGGCAGGACGCCGGGCGTCCGCAAGAAGCTGGAGCTCAGCA GTCCGGGGAAGAAGCTGTCCATCGACGAGGACGTCCTGAGTCAGCTGCTGGCCGAGGAGTCGAAGGTGGCGCTGGCTCAGAGTCTGCCGTCCTCTccgcctctgtctctgtccctcagccCAGTCAGGAAGGAATACAACCCCCCTGCCGCACAGGGCGCCATCTGCCTGAAGACCTCTGCCGTTGTCCTCAATAAGATGTCTCTCTCCAACCTGGACAGTCCTCCGTCACCTGCCAGGGACGACTCCACCAG TCCACAGCGGGCCGATGAGAGAGCGGCTGCCTGGCTGACCGGCTCAGCTAAAACACCGAAGAGAAGGAGCGCCACCCCAAAGAGGACCCAGGGACGGGGGGCAAC AGCGACCACGCCGTCCAGACGGAAGGAGGCGAAGAGCCTGAAGGAGCCGGCCCTCGCCGTGCT agctgaggtCGACAATGAAAACTCTCCGATGCTTCCAGTCGCTGCCACACCGAGGAGCTCCAAGAGGAGGTCCGCTCTGCTGGTGTCGTCCCGCATCAGACAACAGCT GAACCTTCTGGACAACAAGCCCGGCCTGGACTCGGATGGAGAGGACGAGGACGAGTTTGTTCCGACAAGGAaggagctgcagagcagcagcgaggaggaggagggcgatggggaagaggaggcggagctGGATAGTAACGAAGAGGTTGCAGCAAAGAAGAGTCGGCGTGTCGCCGCAGGTTGTCGGACTCCTCGTTCAAAGCAGACGGCTCGCTCCTCCACCAGGACGCCGCGAAAGACTCCCAGCAGGAAG gtCACCCCGGGCACGCCACGGACCCCTCGTCACGCCACGCCCAGCATCCCCAGCAGGTCGCTGCCGGCCCGACAGCCAGCAAACGTCTTGGAGGAGGCCAGAACCAG GCTCCACGTGTCCTCGGTGCCGGAGTCTCTGCCCTGCAGGGAGCAGGAGTTTCAGGACATCTACAGCTTCGTCGAGAGCAAAGTCATTGACGGCACGGGAGG GTGCATGTACATCTCAGGCGTGCCGGGAACAGGAAAGACGGCCACCGTCCACGAGGTGATGCGCTGCCTGCAGCACGCCGCCGACGTGGACGAGATCCCTGCGTTTCACTTCATCGAGATCAACGGCATGAAGATGACGGACCCTCACCAGGCCTATGTCCAGATCCTGCAG AAGCTGACCGGTCAGAAGGCGACGGCGGACcatgcagctgctctgctggagAAACGGTTCAGCAACCCGGCACCGAGGACGGAGACCACCGTGCTGCTGGTGGACGAA ctgGACCTGCTGTGGACGAGGAAGCAGAACGTGATGTACAACCTGTTCGACTGGCCGACACGGCGCCACGCTCGCCTGGTGGTGCTGACCATCGCCAACACCATGGACCTGCCGGAGAGGATCATGATCAACAGAGTGGCCAGCAGGCTG ggTTTGACACGTATGTCCTTCCAGCCGTACAGCttcaagcagctgcagcagatcatCATGTCGCGCCTCAACAAGGTGAAGGCCTTTGAGGAGGACGCTCTGCAGCTGGTGTCCAGGAAG GTGGCGGCTCTGTCCGGCGACGCTCGCCGATGTCTGGACATTTGCCGGCGGGCGACCGAGATCTGCGAGCACTCTGCCGCTGAGCCCTCTGCCTCAGGATTGGTGGGGATGAATCATGTGATGGAGGCTCTGAATGAGATGTTTTCCTCGTCTTACATCGCCGCCATCAA GTGTGCGTCGTTGCAGGAGCAGCTCTTCCTGCGCGCCGTCATCGCAGAGTTTCGCCGGCTGGGATTAGAGGAGGCCACCTTCCAACAG GTGTTGGTGCAGCACCAGGCTCTGTGTCGGGTGGAGGGTCTGCAGCCCGTCGCCGTGTCAGAGGGCCTAGCCGTGTGCCAGCGCCTGGgagcctgcaggctgctgctgctggaacccAGCCGCCTGGGAGTCCTGCAGCGGGTCCGCCTCAACGTGAGCCAGGACGATGTCCTGTACGCCCTGAAGGCCGACTGA